From the Corythoichthys intestinalis isolate RoL2023-P3 chromosome 13, ASM3026506v1, whole genome shotgun sequence genome, one window contains:
- the kcna1b gene encoding potassium voltage-gated channel subfamily A member 1, translating into MTVASGDNADECATLPGHPQDEERDGHECCERVVINVSGLRFETQLKTLAHFPDTLLGNPKKRMRYFDPLRNEYFFDRNRPSFDAILYYYQSGGRLRRPVNVPLDMFSEEIKFYELGAEAMEKFREDEGFIREEERPLPDKEFQRQIWLLFEHPESSGPARGIAIVSVVVILISIVIFCLETLPELKEDAGERRRAAAAAGNGTAAHRVDILGDPFFMVETLCIIWFSFELLVRFFACPSKTAFFRNMMNSIDVVAIIPYFITLGTELADDPEGGGGGGGGGGEQATSLAILRVIRLVRVFRIFKLSRHSKGLQILGQTLKASMRELGLLIFFLFIGVILFSSAVYFAEAEEKESFFTSIPDAFWWAVVSMTTVGYGDMYPVTIGGKIVGSLCAIAGVLTIALPVPVIVSNFNYFYHRETDGEEQAQLLQVERRDSDDASRRDDASSLLSESDYADNSIDNFREANLRAANCAPPPTGRNCVDPPKMLTDV; encoded by the coding sequence ATGACGGTGGCGTCCGGCGACAACGCCGACGAGTGCGCCACCTTGCCGGGCCACCCTCAGGACGAGGAGCGCGACGGGCACGAGTGCTGCGAGCGCGTGGTCATCAACGTGTCGGGGCTCCGCTTCGAGACGCAGCTGAAGACCTTGGCGCACTTCCCGGACACGCTCCTGGGGAACCCCAAGAAGCGGATGCGCTACTTCGACCCGCTGCGCAACGAGTACTTCTTCGACCGCAACCGTCCCAGCTTCGACGCCATCCTCTACTACTACCAGTCGGGCGGGCGGCTGAGGCGGCCCGTCAACGTGCCGCTGGACATGTTCTCGGAGGAGATCAAGTTTTACGAGCTGGGCGCCGAGGCCATGGAGAAGTTCCGCGAGGACGAGGGCTTCATCCGCGAGGAGGAGCGCCCGCTGCCCGACAAGGAGTTCCAGCGGCAGATCTGGCTCCTCTTCGAGCACCCGGAGAGCTCGGGCCCGGCGCGGGGCATCGCCATCGTCTCCGTCGTGGTCATCCTCATCTCCATAGTCATCTTCTGCCTGGAGACGCTGCCCGAGCTGAAGGAGGACGCGGGCGAGCGGCGgcgggcggcggcggcggccggCAACGGCACGGCGGCCCACCGCGTCGACATCCTGGGCGACCCCTTCTTCATGGTGGAGACGCTCTGCATCATCTGGTTCTCCTTCGAGCTCCTGGTGCGCTTCTTCGCCTGCCCCAGCAAGACGGCCTTCTTCCGCAACATGATGAACTCCATCGACGTGGTGGCCATCATCCCCTACTTTATCACGCTGGGCACCGAGCTGGCCGACGACCCCGAGGGCGGCGGCGGcggaggcggcggcggcggcgagcAGGCCACCTCGCTGGCCATCCTGCGCGTCATCCGGCTGGTGCGCGTCTTCCGCATCTTCAAGCTCTCGCGCCACTCCAAGGGCCTGCAGATCCTGGGCCAGACGCTGAAGGCCAGCATGCGCGAGCTGGGcctgctcatcttcttcctcttCATCGGCGTCATCCTCTTCTCCAGCGCCGTCTACTTCGCCGAGGCCGAGGAGAAGGAGTCCTTCTTCACCAGCATCCCCGACGCCTTCTGGTGGGCCGTGGTGTCCATGACCACCGTGGGCTACGGCGACATGTACCCCGTCACCATCGGCGGCAAGATCGTGGGCTCGCTCTGCGCCATCGCCGGCGTGCTGACCATCGCGCTGCCCGTGCCCGTCATCGTCTCCAACTTCAACTACTTCTACCACCGCGAGACCGACGGCGAGGAACAGGCGCAGCTTCTGCAGGTGGAACGGCGGGACTCGGACGACGCCTCCCGCCGCGACGACGCCTCCTCGCTGCTCAGCGAGTCCGACTACGCCGACAACAGCATCGACAACTTCCGCGAGGCCAACCTGCGCGCCGCCAACTGCGCGCCTCCGCCGACCGGACGCAACTGCGTCGACCCCCCCAAGATGCTGACGGACGTCTGA